In a single window of the Clarias gariepinus isolate MV-2021 ecotype Netherlands chromosome 16, CGAR_prim_01v2, whole genome shotgun sequence genome:
- the rab40c gene encoding ras-related protein Rab-40C: protein MGSQGSPVKSYDYLLKFLLVGDSDVGKGEILDSLQDGSAESPYAYSSGIDYKTTTILLDGRRVKLELWDTSGQGRFCTIFRSYSRGAQGILLVYDITNRWSFDGIDRWIREIDEHAPGVPRILVGNRLHLAFKRQVPTEQARSYAEKNAMTFFEVSPLCNFNVIESFTELSRIVLMRHGMEKFWRPNRVFSLQDLCCRAIVSCTPVHLIDKLPLPVAIKSHLKSFSMANGMNAVMMHGRSYSLANSGGSKGNSLKRSKSIRPPQSPPQNCTRNNCKIS from the exons ATGGGCTCTCAGGGCAGCCCGGTGAAGAGCTACGACTACCTGCTGAAGTTCCTGCTGGTGGGAGACAGTGATGTGGGGAAAGGAGAGATCCTGGACAGTCTGCAGGACGGATCTGCGGAGAGTCCATACGCATACAGCAGCG GAATCGACTACAAGACGACTACGATCCTGCTGGACGGACGGCGCGTGAAGCTGGAGCTGTG ggaCACGTCAGGCCAAGGCCGCTTCTGTACCATTTTCCGTTCCTACTCCAGAGGTGCACAG GGCATCCTGTTGGTGTATGACATCACTAACCGCTGGTCCTTTGATGGGATTGACCGCTGGATTCGAGAGATAGATGAG CATGCTCCTGGCGTTCCTCGAATCCTGGTGGGGAACCGGCTGCACTTGGCATTTAAGCGTCAGGTTCCCACGGAGCAGGCTCGCTCCTACGCCGAGAAGAACGCCATGACCTTCTTTGAAGTGAGTCCGCTCTGCAACTTCAACGTCATCGAGTCGTTCACGGAGCTGTCGCGCATTGTGCTCATGAGACACGGAATGGAGAAGTTCTGGAGGCCAAACCGag TGTTCAGCCTGCAGGACCTGTGCTGTCGCGCCATCGTCTCCTGCACGCCGGTGCACCTGATTGACAAGCTGCCGCTCCCCGTCGCCATCAAGAGCCACCTGAAGTCCTTCTCGATGGCCAACGGGATGAACGCGGTCATGATGCACGGACGCTCGTATTCGCTGGCCAACAGCGGCGGCAGCAAAGGCAACAGCCTGAAACGCTCCAAATCCATCCGACCGCCGCAGAGCCCGCCTCAGAACTGCACGCGCAACAACTGCAAGATCTCCTAG